In Mangifera indica cultivar Alphonso chromosome 1, CATAS_Mindica_2.1, whole genome shotgun sequence, a single genomic region encodes these proteins:
- the LOC123211087 gene encoding probable envelope ADP,ATP carrier protein, chloroplastic — MREESAVVTFRRILNLQATQFSFIVTTPEYEPLWTTDARLSCSVTHAAGGGGKGRVDNFSCLAVAEKRRQTEFQPAPAQLAKFPLVLLAYVSRDAAIFAAGAIAGAAAKIVTAPLDRIKMLMQTHGVRAGQEGAKKAIGFIESCIAAIALIAKEEGIKGYWKGNLPQVIKIIPYSAVQLFAYETHKKLFKDRDRQLSVIGRLAAGACAGMTSTFVTYPLDVLRLRLAVEPGYRTMSEVALNMLREKTFASFYYWVGPSLIGIAPYIAVNFCIFDLVKKALPEKYQQKTQSSLLTAVVLAGVATLTCYALDTIRRQMQTYKSVLDAFTAHGVVGLYRGFLPNALKNLRNTSIRLTTFDTMKRLITSSEKEFQKLAEENRQNFKIQMLLIFLFHRAYGDGSMISGLLQQLEKVG; from the exons ATGAGAGAAGAGTCAGCCGTTGTAACATTCCGGAGAATCCTCAATCTTCAGGCGACGCAGTTCAGTTTTATCGTTACTACGCCGGAGTATGAACCGTTATGGACAACCGACGCGCGGCTTAGCTGTTCAGTTACTCATGCTGCTGGTGGTGGAGGTAAAGGCAGGGTTGATAATTTTTCATGTCTTGCCGTGGCGGAGAAGCGACGCCAAACAGAGTTCCAGCCGGCTCCTGCTCAGCTCGCCAAGTTTCCTTTAGTTTTGCTCGCTTACGTGTCGAGAGACGCGGCGATTTTTGCAGCTGGTGCCATCGCTGGAGCCGCTGCCAAAATCGTCACTGCTCCACTCGATCGTATCAAGATGCTTATGCAG ACCCATGGGGTGAGAGCTGGGCAAGAAGGTGCTAAGAAGGCAATTGGTTTCATCGAGTCGTGTATCGCC GCCATAGCATTGATAGCAAAGGAAGAAGGAATTAAAGGATACTGGAAAGGAAATCTCCCTCAG GTTATAAAGATTATACCTTATAGTGCAGTCCAGCTCTTTGCTTATGAAACTCACAAG aaaCTTTTTAAGGATAGGGATCGTCAGCTCTCTGTTATTGGGAGGCTTGCAGCAGGTGCTTGTGCTGGCATGACATCCACTTTT GTAACATATCCTTTAGATGTCTTGAGGTTGCGCTTAGCTGTGGAACCAGGGTATCGAACCATGTCTGAG GTAGCCTTAAACATGCTGCGAGAGAAAACATTTGCATCCTTCTATTATTGGGTTGGACCTTCTCTTATTGGAATAGCACCATATATTGCTGTGAACTTTTGCATATTTGACTT AGTGAAGAAGGCCCTGCCTGAGAAATATCAACAAAAGACTCAATCATCACTATTAACAGCTGTTGTTTTGGCTGGTGTTGCCACACTCACATGCTATGCCTTGGACACAATTAGAAGACAGATGCAAACTTACAAGTCTGTTTTGGATGCCTTTACAG CACATGGAGTTGTTGGCTTGTATAGGGGTTTTTTGCCGAATGCATTGAAAAACCTACGAAACACCAG CATTAGGCTCACTACCTTTGACACTATGAAACGACTAATTACTTCCAGTGAGAAAGAGTTTCAAAAACTCGCAGAGGAAAATCGCCAGAATTTCAAGATACAGATGCTCCTGATATTTCT TTTTCACAGAGCTTATGGAGATGGAAGCATGATTTCAGGACTTTTACAGCAGTTAGAGAAAGTTGGATGA